TCAGCCACGGCGCGCAGTGAGCCGTCGGACTCAACCACCAGCAATGGGACGCTCGGCGCGGCCAGTGCGCCGGGATCAGCTAGCCGCTCGGCGACGCGCCCGGCGAACGGCGCGACAAGCCGCGTTTGACCGACGCGCGTTTCAGCTTCGCGCCGCGCGCGTTCGGCTACGTCAATCCGGGCGACAGTTTGCGCCAAGTCGGCTCGTTCGGCCTCGAGGCGGCGTTCTGCCGCTATCCGCGCCGCGTCGGCTGCTTTGAGTCGTCCTTCGGCGACATCCACGCTCTGACGCGGCACGTCGCCCGTCTGAAAGAGCTTTTCTTGGCGGTTGTAAAGCGTTTGCGCCAACTCGTATTCCGCTTGCGCGCCCCGCAGCGCGGCTTCAGCGACTTCAACGCGCCACCGGGCTGCGTCGGCCGCCTGCTTGACAGCGGCGACTTCCGCCTGCGCGGTTGCCATGGCGGCCGTCGGTACGGCGGCGTCAAGCGTGATGAGAGTCTGACCGGCGCGGACGGCGTCGCCGACTTTGACGGCGACCGACAGGACGCGCGCCGTCGTTTCCGCCGACAACACAGCCGTCTCGCGCGGGCGGACGGTCGCCGCAACCAACCATTCACGCGGGTAGGGTTGGCGGGCGACCACCTCCCGCCGAACGGCGTCCGTCACCGGCGGTGACGCTTCGGCCTGCGCCGTTTCGGGATGCGTCCGCCAAAACCACGCCGCCCCACCCAACAGGCCAATCACGAAAACACCACCCACAATTCCTACGGCGCGTTTGCTCCACTGCGGCATAACCCACCACCTCGTGTCTGACTGTGGCTAACTATATAACTATAAAAACATAAAGTCAAACATGTTTTTCTGCTGCCGCGCCTTGCACCTTGTCATCGGATGCAGTAGTTAGGAAAGTTCTTGGAATTGAGTTTTCAGTTAACTGGATTTTTCGTGGAGCATCTGCTTATGGGTGTGTCTGCTTTGTCG
The window above is part of the Chloracidobacterium sp. genome. Proteins encoded here:
- a CDS encoding efflux RND transporter periplasmic adaptor subunit, with the protein product MPQWSKRAVGIVGGVFVIGLLGGAAWFWRTHPETAQAEASPPVTDAVRREVVARQPYPREWLVAATVRPRETAVLSAETTARVLSVAVKVGDAVRAGQTLITLDAAVPTAAMATAQAEVAAVKQAADAARWRVEVAEAALRGAQAEYELAQTLYNRQEKLFQTGDVPRQSVDVAEGRLKAADAARIAAERRLEAERADLAQTVARIDVAERARREAETRVGQTRLVAPFAGRVAERLADPGALAAPSVPLLVVESDGSLRAVAEVEAERAARLSVGQPLRVEMPDHQFVTGTLVEQSPAANLTTRTVTVKVELPPTVNVRSGMFVRVAIPRDTVEVVTVPQAAVMEQGGLQSVFTLGADGVVRRRIVTLGERFGDRVEVLTGLREGETVVFGSSALRDGVRLANGAAKP